The following proteins come from a genomic window of Triticum aestivum cultivar Chinese Spring chromosome 6A, IWGSC CS RefSeq v2.1, whole genome shotgun sequence:
- the LOC123130735 gene encoding uclacyanin-3, whose protein sequence is MAGRGLLAAGLVLLLAAVAPAYATDYTVGDSSGWASGVDYSTWASDKTFTVGDTLVFQYGASHNVAEVGSSDYSACSATNSIQSFSDQDTKITLTKPGTRYFICGVSGHCSGGMKLAVKVAPAATATPTPATSPDAPSATPSTPSETPSTSTTPAGATTAPSSSKSADSVGGASGVEARSVMGSLVGAAGLVGLALMG, encoded by the exons ATGGCTGGGCGTGGACTTTTAGCTGCAGGTTtggtcctcctcctcgccgccgtcgccccggcctACGCCACGGACTACACCGTCGGCGACTCGTCGGGCTGGGCTAGCGGCGTGGACTACAGCACCTGGGCAAGCGACAAGACCTTCACCGTCGGTGACACGCTCG TGTTCCAGTACGGCGCCTCGCACAACGTGGCGGAGGTGGGGTCGTCGGACTACAGCGCCTGCTCGGCCACCAACTCCATCCAGTCGTTCAGCGACCAGGACACCAAGATCACGCTCACCAAGCCCGGCACGCGCTACTTCATCTGCGGCGTCAGCGGCCACTGCTCCGGCGGCATGAAGCTCGCCGTCAAGGTCGCCCCCGCAGCCACCGCCACGCCCACCCCGGCCACCTCGCCGGACGCGCCTTCGGCGACACCCTCCACGCCTTCGGAGACGCCCTCGACGTCCACCACCCCGGCCGGGGCGACAACGGCGCCTTCCTCGTCCAAATCAGCGGACAGCGTTGGCGGGGCCAGCGGTGTCGAGGCCCGCTCCGTGATGGGCTCTCTCGTTGGGGCCGCGGGCCTTGTCGGCCTCGCCCTGATGGGCTAG